The following are from one region of the Myotis daubentonii chromosome 2, mMyoDau2.1, whole genome shotgun sequence genome:
- the SBF1 gene encoding myotubularin-related protein 5 isoform X5: MARLADYFVLVAFGPHPRGSGEGQGQILQRFPEKDWEDNPFPQGIELFCQPSGWQLCPERNPPTFFVAVLTDINSERHYCACLTFWEPAEPTQEAVCSEDAAGREEEAAEGGSGRLSPGTSGPPGQLFAPKTLVLVSRLDHVEVFRNSLGLIYTIHVEGLNVGLETVVGNLLTCTIPLAGGSQLDSVEDGVRTISLGAGDRQVIQTPLTDSLPISRCSVALLFRQLGITNVLSLFCAALTEHKVLFLSRSYQRLSDACRGLLALLFPLRYSFTYVPILPAQLLEVLSTPTPFIIGVNAAFQAETQELLDVIVADLDGGTVTVPECVHIPPLPEPLQSQTHSVLSMVLDPELELADLAFPPPTISSSSLKMQDKELRAVFLRLFAQLLQGYRWCLHMVRIHPEPVIRFHKAAFLGQRGLVEDDFLMKVLEGMAFAGFVSERGVPYRPTDLFDELVAHEVARMRADESHPQRVLRHVKELAEQLYKNENPYPAVAMHKVQRPGEASHLRRAPRPFPRLDEGMVQWIVDQATAKMQGAPPAVKAERRTTVPSGPPMTAILERSSGLHGNSARRLEVVRNCISYVFEGKMLEAKKLLPAVLRALKGRAARRCLAQELHLHVQQNRAVLDHQQFDFVVRMMNCCLQDCTSLDEHGIAAALLPLVTAFCRKLSPGVTQFAYSCVQEHVVWSTPQFWEAMFYGDVQTHIRALYLEPAEDRDPSQGWEEPAEEERSALDVASEQRRLWPMLSREKQQELVQKEESTVFSQAIHYANRMSYLLLPLDSSKSRLLRERAGLGDLESASNSLVTSSMAGSVAESYDTESGFEDAETCDVAGAVVRFINRFVDKVCTESGVTSDHLKGLHVMVPDIVQMHIETLEAVHRESKRLPPIQKPKLLRPHLLPGEECVLDGLRVYLLPDGREEGSGGSGGGPAVLPAEGAVFLTTYRVIFTGMPTDPLVGEQVVVRSFPVAALTKEKRITVSTPVEQIPQDGLHLRSCTFQLLKMAFDEEVGSENAELFRKQLHKLRYPLDVRTTFAFTQGAAHTPGRPPRATKDKGPSLRTLSRNLVKNAKRTMGRPHVTRKKYSPPGYEHRGQAPEDQEDEISVSEELEPGTLTPASALKPSDRMTMSSLVERACCRDYQRLGLGTLSSSLSRAKSEPFRISPVNRMYAICRSYPGLLIVPQSVQDNALQRVSRCYRQNRFPVVCWRSGRSKAVLLRSGGLHGKGVVGLFKAQNTPSPGQSQADSSSLEQEKYLQAVVSSMPRYADTSGRNTLSGFSSAHMGGHGKWGSVRASGRSGGLGGDVGSRLAGRDMRGPPQANGAPPDSGFPRPQRAALYIIGDKAQFKGVRPDPLQQWALVPIEMFEARQVKASFKKLLKACVPGCQDFESGPTFLRSLEDSEWLTQIHKLLHVSVMVVELLDSGSSVLVSLEDGWDITTQVVSLVQLLSDPFYRTLEGFRLLVEKEWLSFGHRFSHRGAHTLAGQSSGFTPVFLQFLDCVHQVHLQFPMEFEFSPFYLKFLGYHHVSRRFRTFLLDSDYERIELGLLYEEKGERKGPQTCRSVWEYVDRLSKRTPVFYNYMYAPEDTEVLRPYSNVSNLKVWDFYTEETLAQGPPYDWELAQVSPEPPEEERPDGGAPQSRRRVVWPCYDSRPRAQPDAISRLLEELQRLETELGRPPERWKDNWDRVKAAQRLEGRPDGRGTPSSLLVSSVPHHRRSLGVYLQEGPVGSTLSLSLDSDQSSGSTTSGSRQAARRSTSTLYSQFQTAESENRSYEGTLYKKGAFMKPWKARWFVLDKTKHQLRYYDHRVDTEIKGVIDLAEVEAVVSGTPTMGAPKTVDEKAFFDVKTTRRVYNFCAQDVPSAQQWVDQIQSCLSDA; the protein is encoded by the exons ATGGCGCGGCTCGCGGACTACTTCGTGCTGGTGGCGTTCGGGCCGCACCCGCGCG GGAGTGGGGAAGGCCAGGGCCAGATCCTGCAGCGCTTCCCGGAGAAGGACTGGGAGGACAACCCCTTCCCTCAGGGCATCGAGCTG TTTTGCCAGCCCAGCGGGTGGCAGCTGTGTCCTGAGAGGAACCCACCGACCTTCTTTGTTGCTGTCCTCACTGACATCAACTCCGAGCGGCACTACTGTGCCTGCTTGACCTTCTGGGAGCCGGCAGAGCCCACGCAG GAAGCCGTGTGCTCGGAGGACGCTGCCGGGAGGGAAGAAGAAGCCGCCGAGGGAGGCTCGGGGCGACTGTCACCGGGCACGTCTGGCCCGCCCGGCCAGCTGTTCGCTCCAAAGACTCTGGTGTTGGTGTCTCGGTTGGACCACGTGGAGGTGTTCAGG AACAGCCTGGGTCTCATCTACACCATCCACGTGGAGGGCCTGAACGTGGGCCTGGAGACCGTGGTCGGGAACCTGCTCACCTGCACCATCCCCCTGGCCGGGGGCTCACAG CTGGACTCTGTTGAGGATGGAGTG agAACCATCTCGTTGGGGGCGGGTGACCGGCAGGTCATCCAGACCCCACTCACCGACTCCCTGCCCATCAGCCGCTGCAGCGTGGCCCTGCTCTTCCGCCAGCTAG GCATCACCAACGTGCTGtctttgttctgtgctgccctcACGGAGCACAAGGTGCTCTTCCTGTCCCGGAGCTACCAGCGCCTCTCAGACGCCTGCCGAGGACTCCTGGCCCTGCTGTTCCCGCTCCGATACAG CTTCACCTATGTGCCCATCCTGCCAGCGCAGCTCCTGGAGGTTCTCAGCACGCCCACGCCCTTCATCATCGGCGTCAACGCAGCCTTCCAGGCAGAGACCCAGGAGCTG CTGGATGTGATTGTGGCTGACCTGGATGGAGGGACGGTGACCGTCCCCGAGTGTGTACACATTCCACCGCTGCCAGAGCCGCTGCAGAGCCAGACCCACAGTGTGCTGAGCATG GTCCTGGACCCGGAGCTGGAGTTGGCAGATCTcgccttcccaccccccacaatATCCTCTTCCTCCCTGAAGATGCAG GACAAGGAGCTGCGGGCTGTTTTTCTGCGGCTCTTTGCCCAGCTCCTGCAGGGCTACCGTTGGTGTCTGCACATGGTCCGCATCCACCCGGAGCCCGTCATCCGCTTCCACAAG GCAGCCTTCCTGGGCCAGCGTGGGCTGGTGGAGGACGACTTCCTGATGAAGGTGCTGGAGGGCATGGCCTTTGCGGGCTTCGTGTCGGAACGCGGGGTTCCCTACCGTCCCACGGACCTGTTTGACGAG CTGGTGGCCCATGAGGTGGCGCGGATGCGGGCGGACGAGAGCCACCCCCAGCGGGTCCTGCGTCATGTCAAGGAGCTGGCGGAGCAGCTCTACAAAAAC GAGAACCCGTACCCCGCCGTGGCTATGCACAAGGTGCAGAGGCCAGGGGAGGCCAGCCACCTGCGGCGGGCGCCCCGGCCCTTCCCCCGGCTGGACGAGGGCATGGTACAGTGGATCGTGGACCAGGCCACGGCCAAGATGCAGGGAGCACCCCCCGCTGTGAAGGCCGAGAGGAGGACCACCGTGCCCTCGGGGCCCCCTATGA CTGCCATCCTGGAGCGGAGCAGCGGGCTCCATGGCAACAGTGCTCGCCGCCTGGAGGTGGTTCGGAACTGCATCTCCTACGTGTTCGAGGGGAAGATGCTGGAGGCCAAGAAG ctgctccctgctGTGCTGAGGGCCCTGAAGGGGCGTGCGGCCCGCCGCTGCCTGGCCCAGGAGCTGCACCTGCACGTGCAGCAGAACCGTGCCGTCCTGGACCACCAGCAGTTTGACTTTGTCGTCCGCATGATGAACTGCTGCCTGCAG GACTGCACCTCTCTGGACGAGCACGGCATCGCGGCCGCTCTGCTGCCCCTGGTCACGGCCTTCTGCCGG AAGCTGAGCCCGGGGGTGACGCAGTTTGCGTACAGCTGCGTGCAGGAGCACGTGGTGTGGAGTACGCCCCAGTTCTGGGAGGCCATGTTCTACGGGGATGTGCAGACCCACATCCGGGCCCTCTACTTGGAACCTGCTGAGGACCGAGACCCCTCCCAG ggctgggaggagcctgcagaggAGGAGCGCTCGGCCCTGGATGTGGCGTCCGAGCAGCGGCGTCTGTGGCCCATGCTGAGCCGCGAGAAACAGCAGGAGCTGGTGCAGAAAGAGGAGAGCACGGTGTTCAGCCAGGCCATCCACTACGCCAACCGCATGAGCTACCTGCTGCTGCCCCTCGACTCCAGCAAGAGCCGCCTGCTGCGCGAGCGCGCAGGGCTGGGCGACCTAGAGAGCGCCAGCAACAGCCTGGTCACCAGCAG CATGGCGGGCAGTGTGGCCGAGAGCTATGACACCGAGAGTGGCTTTGAGGACGCAGAGACCTGCGACGTAGCCGGGGCTGTTGTCCGCTTCATCAATCGCTTCGTGGACAAGGTCTGCACAGAGAGTGGGGTCACCAGCGACCACCTCAAGGGGCTGCATGTCATGGTGCCAG ACATCGTCCAGATGCACATCGAGACCCTGGAGGCTGTGCACCGCGAGAGCAAGAGGCTGCCCCCCATCCAGAAG CCGAAGCTGCTACGGCCTCACCTGCTGCCCGGCGAGGAGTGTGTGCTGGACGGCCTGCGTGTCTACCTGCTCCCCGACGGGCGTGAGGAGGGCTCTGGGGGCAGCGGGGGTGGCCCCGCAGTGCTCCCGGCCGAGGGTGCCGTCTTCCTCACCACCTACCGGGTCATCTTCACGGGGATGCCCACCGACCCCCTGG TGGGGGAGCAGGTGGTGGTCCGCTCCTTCCCGGTGGCCGCGCTGACCAAGGAAAAGCGCATCACGGTCTCGACCCCCGTGGAACAGATCCCGCAGGACGGGCTGCATCTGCGCTCCTGCACGTTCCAG CTGCTGAAGATGGCCTTCGACGAGGAGGTGGGGTCCGAGAACGCCGAGCTCTTCCGCAAGCAGCTGCACAAGCTGCGGTACCCGCTGGACGTCAGGACCACCTTCGCCTTCACCCAGGGCGCCGCGCACACGCCCGGCCGGCCGCCCCGCGCCACCAAGGACAAGGGCCCCTCTCTCAG GACCCTGTCCCGGAACCTGGTGAAGAACGCCAAGAGGACCATGGGGCGGCCGCACGTGACTCGGAAGAAGTACAGCCCCCCCGGCTACGAGCACCGGGGCCAGGCCCCCGAGGACCAGGAGGATGAGATCTCAG TGTCAGAGGAGCTGGAGCCCGGCACGCTGACCCCGGCCTCGGCCCTGAAGCCCTCGGACCGCATGACCATGAGCAGCCTGGTGGAGCGGGCCTGCTGCAGGGACTACCAGCGCCTGGGGCTGGGCACGCTGAGCAGCAGCCTGAGCCGCGCCAAGTCGGAGCCCTTCCGCATCTCCCCGGTCAACCGCATGTACGCCATCTGCCGCAG CTACCCGGGGCTGCTGATCGTGCCCCAGAGCGTCCAGGACAACGCGCTGCAGCGCGTCTCCCGCTGCTACCGCCAGAACCGCTTCCCCGTGGTCTGCTGGCGCAGTGGACGCTCCAAGGCTGTGCTGCTGCGCTCGGGGGGCCTGCATGGCAAGGGTGTCGTCGGTCTCTTTAAGGCCCAGAACACGCCTTCTCCAG gccagtCCCAGGCGGACTCCAGCAGCTTGGAGCAGGAGAAGTACCTGCAGGCCGTGGTCAGCTCCATGCCCCGCTACGCCGACACATCCGGCCGCAACACCCTCAGCGGCTTCTCCTCAGCCCACATGGGCGGTCATG GTAAATGGGGCAGCGTTCGGGCCAGCGGGCGCAGTGGTGGGCTCGGTGGTGATGTGGGCTCCCGGCTAGCAGGCAGAGACATGCGGGGGCCCCCCCAGGCGAACGGGGCTCCCCCAGACTCAGGCTTTCCGCGGCCCCAGCGTGCAGCCCTCTACATCATTGGGGACAAGGCCCAGTTCAAG GGCGTGCGACCAGACCCCCTGCAGCAGTGGGCGCTGGTGCCCATCGAGATGTTTGAGGCCCGGCAGGTGAAGGCCAGCTTCAAGAAGCTGCTGAAGGCATGTGTCCCGGGCTGTCAGGACTTCGAGTCCGGCCCCACCTTCCTGCGCTCGCTGGAGGACTCGGAGTGGCTCACCCAG ATCCACAAGCTGCTGCACGTGTCGGTGATGGTGGTGGAGCTCCTGGACTCGGGCTCCTCCGTGCTGGTGAGCCTGGAGGACGGCTGGGACATCACCACGCAGGTGGTGTCCCTGGTGCAGCTGCTCTCGGACCCCTTCTACCGCACCCTGGAGGGCTTCCGCCTGCTGGTGGAGAAGGAGTGGCTGTCCTTTGGCCATCGCTTCAGCCACCGGGGGGCCCACACCCTGGCCGGGCAGAGCAGCGGCTTCACGCCCGTCTTCCTGCAGTTCCTGGACTGTGTGCaccag GTCCACCTGCAGTTCCCCATGGAGTTCGAGTTCAGTCCCTTCTACCTCAAGTTTCTTGGCTACCACCACGTGTCCCGTCGCTTCCGGACCTTTCTGCTGGACTCGGACTACGAGCGCATTGAGCTGG GGCTGCTGTACGAGGAGAAGGGGGAGCGCAAGGGCCCGCAGACCTGCAGGTCTGTGTGGGAGTACGTGGACCGGCTGAGCAAGAGGACGCCCGTGTTCTACAACTACATGTACGCGCCCGAGGACACGGAG GTCCTGCGGCCCTACAGCAACGTGTCCAACCTGAAGGTGTGGGACTTCTACACCGAGGAGACGCTGGCCCAGGGCCCCCCCTATGACTGGGAGCTGGCCCAGGTGTCCCCGGAGCCCCCGGAGGAGGAGCGGCCCGACGGCGGTGCCCCCCAGAGCCGGCGCCGCGTGGTGTGGCCCTGCTACGACAGCCGTCCCCGGGCCCAGCCCGACGCCATCTCACGCCTGCTGGAG GAGCTGCAGCGGCTGGAGACCGAGCTGGGCCGGCCCCCTGAGCGGTGGAAGGACAACTGGGATCGGGTGAAGGCTGCCCAGCGCCTCGAAGGCCGGCCAGACGGACGT GGCACCCCCAGTTCTCTGCTGGTGTCCAGTGTGCCCCACCACCGCCGCTCGCTGGGTGTGTACCtgcaggaggggcctgtgggctcCACCCTGAGCCTCAGCCTGGACAGTGACCAGAGCAGTGGCTCAACCACATCCGGCTCCCGCCAGGCCGCCCGCCGCAGCACCAGCACCCTGTACAGCCAGTTCCAGACGGCTGAGAGTGAGAACAG GTCCTACGAGGGCACCCTCTACAAGAAGGGGGCCTTCATGAAGCCCTGGAAGGCCCGCTGGTTCGTGCTGGACAAGACCAAGCACCAG CTGCGCTACTACGACCACCGCGTGGATACAGAGATCAAGGGGGTCATCGACCTGGCGGAGGTGGAGGCCGTGGTGTCTGGCACTCCCACCATGGGTGCCCCCAAGACCGTGGACGAGAAGGCCTTCTTCGAT gtGAAGACGACTCGTCGTGTTTACAACTTCTGTGCCCAGGACGTGCCGTCGGCCCAGCAGTGGGTGGACCAGATCCAGAGTTGCCTGTCAGATGcctga